The Equus caballus isolate H_3958 breed thoroughbred chromosome 12, TB-T2T, whole genome shotgun sequence genome contains a region encoding:
- the SYT8 gene encoding synaptotagmin-8 isoform X3: protein MGRPPDPHSTLVPVRTTAAPGLTPDLIAGLPWPHWAPIAVAVVAGILVVSCLLCAICCCCRHGHRHGKKPRDKEAVGLGGLPGTTTTHLVQPDVDNEGDPKPWGRLLLSLQYDFGSQEIRVGLKQAADLRPGGPGGTADPYARVSLSTQAGRWHETRVHRGTLCPVFDETCCFHASPAELPRSSLQVQVLDFRRFSRHEPLGSLSLPLGAVDLQHVLELWHQLGPPGTAEPEQTGDLCFSLRYTPGSGRLTVVVLEARGLSPTLADPYVKVQLMLNQRKWKKRKTQARKGPAAPYFNEAFAFLVPISQVQGSAGLLAGPL, encoded by the exons ATGGGGCGCCCCCCGGACCCCCACAGCACCCTGGTCCCGGTGAGAACCACGGCTGCACCCGGGCTCACACCAGACCTCATCGCCGGCCTCCCCT ggccccaCTGGGCACCCATTGCTGTGGCTGTTGTTGCTGGCATCCTCGTCGTTTCCTGTCTCCTCTGTGccatctgctgctgctgccgccacgGCCACCGCCACGGGAAGAAGCCCAGAGACAAGGAGGCTGTGGGCCTGGGCGGTCTCCCCggcaccaccaccacccacctg GTGCAGCCAGATGTGGATAACGAGGGGGACCCCAAGCCATGGGGGCGCCTGCTGCTGTCCCTGCAGTACGACTTCGGAAGCCAAGAG ATCAGGGTGGGCCTCAAGCAGGCGGCGGACCTGAGACCTGGTGGCCCTGGCGGCACGGCGGACCCCTACGCCCGCGTCAGCCTCTCCACGCAGGCGGGGCGCTGGCACGAGACGCGGGTGCACCGTGGCACACTCTGCCCGGTGTTCGACGAGACCTGCTGCTTCCAT GCGTCACCAGCCGAGCTGCCGCGGAGCAGCCTGCAGGTGCAGGTGCTGGACTTCAGGCGTTTCTCCCGCCACGAGCCGCTGGGCTCACTCAGCCTGCCGCTGGGCGCCGTCGACCTGCAGCACGTCCTGGAGCTCTGGCACCAGCTTGGCCCGCCAGGCACCGCCGAG CCTGAGCAGACTGGGGACCTGTGCTTCTCCCTCCGGTACACGCCTGGCTCAGGCCGGCTCACCGTAGTCGTGCTGGAGGCCCGAGGCCTGAGCCCGACGCTGGCAG ATCCTTACGTGAAGGTCCAGCTCATGCTGAAccagaggaagtggaagaagaggaagacGCAGGCCAGGAAGGGCCCGGCTGCCCCCTACTTCAACGAGGCCTTTGCCTTCCTCGTGCCCATCAGCCAGGTCCAG GGATCAGCTGGTCTCCTGGCAGGCCCACTGTAA
- the SYT8 gene encoding synaptotagmin-8 isoform X1, whose product MGRPPDPHSTLVPVRTTAAPGLTPDLIAGLPWPHWAPIAVAVVAGILVVSCLLCAICCCCRHGHRHGKKPRDKEAVGLGGLPGTTTTHLVQPDVDNEGDPKPWGRLLLSLQYDFGSQEIRVGLKQAADLRPGGPGGTADPYARVSLSTQAGRWHETRVHRGTLCPVFDETCCFHASPAELPRSSLQVQVLDFRRFSRHEPLGSLSLPLGAVDLQHVLELWHQLGPPGTAEPEQTGDLCFSLRYTPGSGRLTVVVLEARGLSPTLADPYVKVQLMLNQRKWKKRKTQARKGPAAPYFNEAFAFLVPISQVQVGGLEEGAGQISPGTKLTPVLLSLHRPSACLCPECGSGARHLGPGLTVPGRACGQGAAGRPGLWSAPPALGGHAGPSPAAHHPVASPAACQGGGPGPGPAAPLAPAPAWLLKPPPGPRLPGISWSPGRPTVIKPSPAITVCPS is encoded by the exons ATGGGGCGCCCCCCGGACCCCCACAGCACCCTGGTCCCGGTGAGAACCACGGCTGCACCCGGGCTCACACCAGACCTCATCGCCGGCCTCCCCT ggccccaCTGGGCACCCATTGCTGTGGCTGTTGTTGCTGGCATCCTCGTCGTTTCCTGTCTCCTCTGTGccatctgctgctgctgccgccacgGCCACCGCCACGGGAAGAAGCCCAGAGACAAGGAGGCTGTGGGCCTGGGCGGTCTCCCCggcaccaccaccacccacctg GTGCAGCCAGATGTGGATAACGAGGGGGACCCCAAGCCATGGGGGCGCCTGCTGCTGTCCCTGCAGTACGACTTCGGAAGCCAAGAG ATCAGGGTGGGCCTCAAGCAGGCGGCGGACCTGAGACCTGGTGGCCCTGGCGGCACGGCGGACCCCTACGCCCGCGTCAGCCTCTCCACGCAGGCGGGGCGCTGGCACGAGACGCGGGTGCACCGTGGCACACTCTGCCCGGTGTTCGACGAGACCTGCTGCTTCCAT GCGTCACCAGCCGAGCTGCCGCGGAGCAGCCTGCAGGTGCAGGTGCTGGACTTCAGGCGTTTCTCCCGCCACGAGCCGCTGGGCTCACTCAGCCTGCCGCTGGGCGCCGTCGACCTGCAGCACGTCCTGGAGCTCTGGCACCAGCTTGGCCCGCCAGGCACCGCCGAG CCTGAGCAGACTGGGGACCTGTGCTTCTCCCTCCGGTACACGCCTGGCTCAGGCCGGCTCACCGTAGTCGTGCTGGAGGCCCGAGGCCTGAGCCCGACGCTGGCAG ATCCTTACGTGAAGGTCCAGCTCATGCTGAAccagaggaagtggaagaagaggaagacGCAGGCCAGGAAGGGCCCGGCTGCCCCCTACTTCAACGAGGCCTTTGCCTTCCTCGTGCCCATCAGCCAGGTCCAGGTGGGTGGCCTGGAGGAAGGGGCGGGCCAGATCTCACCCGGGACCAAACTGACCCctgtccttctctccctccaccgCCCCTCTGCCTGTCTCTGCCCAGAGTGTGGATCTGGTGCTCGCCATCTGGGCCCGGGGCTCACAGTTCCGGGCCGAGCCTGTGGGCAAGGTGCTGCTGGGCGCCCGGGCCTCTGGTCAGCCCCTCCAGCACTGGGCGGACATGCTGGCCCATCCCCGGCGGCCCATCACCCAGTGGCATCACCTGCGGCCTGCCAGGGAGGTGGACCGGGCCCTGGCCCTGCAGCCCCGCTTGCGCCTGCCCCTGCCTGGCTCCTGAAACCTCCCCCGGGCCCCCGTCTTCCAGGGATCAGCTGGTCTCCTGGCAGGCCCACTGTAATAAAGCCTTCTCCTGCCATCACTGTGTGTCCTTCCTGA
- the SYT8 gene encoding synaptotagmin-8 isoform X2: MGRPPDPHSTLVPVRTTAAPGLTPDLIAGLPWPHWAPIAVAVVAGILVVSCLLCAICCCCRHGHRHGKKPRDKEAVGLGGLPGTTTTHLVQPDVDNEGDPKPWGRLLLSLQYDFGSQEIRVGLKQAADLRPGGPGGTADPYARVSLSTQAGRWHETRVHRGTLCPVFDETCCFHASPAELPRSSLQVQVLDFRRFSRHEPLGSLSLPLGAVDLQHVLELWHQLGPPGTAEPEQTGDLCFSLRYTPGSGRLTVVVLEARGLSPTLADPYVKVQLMLNQRKWKKRKTQARKGPAAPYFNEAFAFLVPISQVQSVDLVLAIWARGSQFRAEPVGKVLLGARASGQPLQHWADMLAHPRRPITQWHHLRPAREVDRALALQPRLRLPLPGS, encoded by the exons ATGGGGCGCCCCCCGGACCCCCACAGCACCCTGGTCCCGGTGAGAACCACGGCTGCACCCGGGCTCACACCAGACCTCATCGCCGGCCTCCCCT ggccccaCTGGGCACCCATTGCTGTGGCTGTTGTTGCTGGCATCCTCGTCGTTTCCTGTCTCCTCTGTGccatctgctgctgctgccgccacgGCCACCGCCACGGGAAGAAGCCCAGAGACAAGGAGGCTGTGGGCCTGGGCGGTCTCCCCggcaccaccaccacccacctg GTGCAGCCAGATGTGGATAACGAGGGGGACCCCAAGCCATGGGGGCGCCTGCTGCTGTCCCTGCAGTACGACTTCGGAAGCCAAGAG ATCAGGGTGGGCCTCAAGCAGGCGGCGGACCTGAGACCTGGTGGCCCTGGCGGCACGGCGGACCCCTACGCCCGCGTCAGCCTCTCCACGCAGGCGGGGCGCTGGCACGAGACGCGGGTGCACCGTGGCACACTCTGCCCGGTGTTCGACGAGACCTGCTGCTTCCAT GCGTCACCAGCCGAGCTGCCGCGGAGCAGCCTGCAGGTGCAGGTGCTGGACTTCAGGCGTTTCTCCCGCCACGAGCCGCTGGGCTCACTCAGCCTGCCGCTGGGCGCCGTCGACCTGCAGCACGTCCTGGAGCTCTGGCACCAGCTTGGCCCGCCAGGCACCGCCGAG CCTGAGCAGACTGGGGACCTGTGCTTCTCCCTCCGGTACACGCCTGGCTCAGGCCGGCTCACCGTAGTCGTGCTGGAGGCCCGAGGCCTGAGCCCGACGCTGGCAG ATCCTTACGTGAAGGTCCAGCTCATGCTGAAccagaggaagtggaagaagaggaagacGCAGGCCAGGAAGGGCCCGGCTGCCCCCTACTTCAACGAGGCCTTTGCCTTCCTCGTGCCCATCAGCCAGGTCCAG AGTGTGGATCTGGTGCTCGCCATCTGGGCCCGGGGCTCACAGTTCCGGGCCGAGCCTGTGGGCAAGGTGCTGCTGGGCGCCCGGGCCTCTGGTCAGCCCCTCCAGCACTGGGCGGACATGCTGGCCCATCCCCGGCGGCCCATCACCCAGTGGCATCACCTGCGGCCTGCCAGGGAGGTGGACCGGGCCCTGGCCCTGCAGCCCCGCTTGCGCCTGCCCCTGCCTGGCTCCTGA
- the TNNI2 gene encoding troponin I, fast skeletal muscle, which yields MLQIAATELEKEESRRETEKQNYLSEHCPPLHIPGPMAEVQELCKQLHAKIDAAEEEKYDMEMKVQKSTKELEDMNQKLFDLRGKFKRPPLRRVRMSADAMLKALLGSKHKVCMDLRANLKQVKKEDTEKERDLRDVGDWRKNIEEKSGMEGRKKMFETES from the exons ATGCTCCAGATCGCGGCCACGGAGCTGGAGAAAGAGGAGAGCCGCCGGGAGACGGAGAAGCAGAACTACCTGTCAGAGCACTGCCCCCCGCTGCACAtccccggccccatggccgaggtGCAG GAGCTCTGCAAACAGCTGCACGCCAAGATCGACGCGGCCGAGGAGGAGAAGTACGACATGGAAATGAAGGTTCAGAAGAGCACCAAGGAG CTGGAAGACATGAACCAGAAACTGTTCGACCTGAGGGGCAAGTTCAAGAGGCCCCCGCTGAGGAGGGTGCGCATGTCAGCCGACGCCATGCTCAAGGCACTGCTGGGCTCCAAGCACAAGGTGTGCATGGACCTGCGCGCCAACCTGAAGCAGGTCAAGAAGGAGGACACGGAGAAG GAGCGGGACCTTCGCGACGTGGGTGATTGGAGGAAGAACATAGAGGAGAAGTCCGGCATGGAGGGTCGCAAGAAGATGTTCGAGACCGAGTCCTAG